A window of the Streptomyces luomodiensis genome harbors these coding sequences:
- a CDS encoding carbohydrate ABC transporter permease: MRGTYRRRLLGPQNRHLWFWIFVGPFVLGLTLFTYVPLAWSAYLSFFDAHNTVSPTDFVGLDNYTAMLGDDAFTDSLVTFLVFTALIVPATYVLSLGLALMVNRLRWAQAFFRSVFFLPVACSYVVAALIWKISIFNGVRFGLANTVLDWFGADQIAWLSTTEPPWYWLVIVTVRLWLQAGFYMVLFLAGLQRISPRLYEAAAVDGARPGWQVFRHITFPQLRATSVAVVLLLVINAFQAFDEFYNLLSDARGYPPYARPPLVYLYYTALGQGQNLGLGSAGAVILALIIAVVTVVQARWFGLGRKED, translated from the coding sequence ATGCGGGGCACGTATCGACGCAGGCTCCTGGGCCCGCAGAACCGCCACCTCTGGTTCTGGATCTTCGTCGGCCCGTTCGTGCTGGGCCTGACCCTCTTCACCTATGTGCCGCTGGCCTGGAGCGCGTACCTCAGCTTCTTCGACGCGCACAACACCGTGTCGCCGACGGACTTCGTCGGTCTGGACAACTACACGGCGATGCTGGGCGACGACGCGTTCACCGACAGCCTGGTGACCTTCCTGGTCTTCACGGCGTTGATCGTCCCGGCCACCTATGTGCTCTCGCTCGGGCTCGCGCTGATGGTCAACCGGCTGCGCTGGGCGCAGGCGTTCTTCCGGTCGGTGTTCTTCCTGCCGGTGGCGTGCTCGTATGTGGTGGCGGCGCTGATCTGGAAGATATCGATCTTCAACGGGGTGCGCTTCGGGCTGGCCAACACCGTACTGGACTGGTTCGGCGCCGATCAGATCGCCTGGCTGTCGACCACCGAGCCGCCCTGGTACTGGCTGGTCATCGTGACCGTACGGCTGTGGCTCCAGGCCGGGTTCTACATGGTGCTGTTCCTGGCCGGGCTACAGCGCATCTCGCCGCGGCTGTACGAGGCGGCGGCGGTGGACGGGGCGCGGCCGGGGTGGCAGGTGTTCCGGCACATCACCTTTCCGCAGCTGCGGGCGACCTCGGTCGCGGTGGTGCTGCTGCTGGTGATCAACGCCTTCCAGGCGTTCGACGAGTTCTACAACCTGCTGTCGGATGCGCGCGGCTATCCGCCCTACGCCCGTCCGCCGCTGGTCTACCTCTACTACACGGCGCTGGGGCAGGGGCAGAACCTGGGTCTGGGCAGCGCGGGCGCGGTCATCCTGGCGCTGATCATCGCCGTGGTGACGGTGGTGCAGGCCCGCTGGTTCGGCCTGGGCCGGAAGGAGGACTGA
- a CDS encoding carbohydrate ABC transporter permease, with product MRDALVGVGRAVRLVLLIALALLFLIPFYLLVRNGLSSEADITSPGWTFFPSELHWSNVREVFDDPNVPMAHALLNSSLIAVLTTVGTLLPASLAGYGLARIPYAYADVVFYWILGALMVPAAVTFVPSFVLVSTLGWVSTLRGLVVPTLFSAVAAFIFRQYFLGFPRELEDAARVDGLGYWRTYWRVVVPNSRPVFAAVGTIVFIGAWNSFLWPLVIGQDRDAWTVQVALSTFTTAQTVNIHELFVAAAVSILPLLVVFLVLQRYIVAGVERTGIDD from the coding sequence GTGCGGGACGCCCTGGTCGGGGTGGGGCGCGCGGTGCGACTGGTGCTGCTGATCGCGCTCGCGCTGCTCTTCCTGATCCCGTTCTATCTGCTGGTGCGCAACGGCCTGTCCAGCGAGGCGGACATCACCTCGCCCGGCTGGACGTTCTTCCCGAGCGAGCTGCACTGGTCCAACGTCCGCGAGGTGTTCGACGACCCCAATGTGCCGATGGCGCACGCGCTGCTCAACTCCTCGCTGATCGCGGTCCTCACCACCGTCGGCACCCTGCTGCCGGCCTCGCTCGCCGGATACGGTCTGGCCCGTATCCCGTACGCCTACGCCGATGTGGTCTTCTACTGGATCCTGGGCGCCCTGATGGTCCCGGCGGCGGTGACCTTCGTGCCGAGCTTCGTCCTGGTCTCCACCCTGGGCTGGGTGTCCACCCTGCGCGGTCTGGTGGTGCCCACGCTGTTCAGCGCGGTCGCGGCGTTCATCTTCCGCCAGTACTTCCTGGGCTTCCCCAGGGAGCTGGAGGACGCGGCGCGGGTGGACGGGCTGGGCTACTGGCGCACCTACTGGCGGGTGGTGGTGCCCAACTCCCGGCCGGTGTTCGCGGCGGTGGGCACGATCGTCTTCATCGGCGCCTGGAACTCCTTCCTGTGGCCGCTGGTCATCGGCCAGGACCGGGACGCGTGGACGGTGCAGGTGGCGCTGTCCACGTTCACCACCGCCCAGACCGTCAACATCCATGAGCTGTTCGTGGCGGCGGCGGTGTCGATCCTGCCGCTGCTGGTGGTCTTCCTCGTCCTCCAGCGGTATATCGTCGCGGGCGTCGAGCGCACCGGTATCGACGACTGA
- a CDS encoding FadR/GntR family transcriptional regulator translates to MAATDVAADGLRAMIAKGELTPGQQLPAEPELCARLGVSRGSLREAVRTLAALGMLESRHGAGTFVSALRPGQMLAGFAATVDVLPLDGLLELFDVRRPLEAQAAALAAARADEQVVARLREVQKRLARSEDEAERHALDREFHATLCRASGNEALAALADVLRARGSHYSIYGAPEADTIRLVSDLGHEALINALAARDPAAAAAAATAHLSQTEVWLRRYHPLPDGGPAADGGPAAG, encoded by the coding sequence ATGGCCGCGACCGATGTGGCGGCGGACGGGCTGCGCGCCATGATCGCCAAGGGTGAGCTGACCCCCGGTCAGCAGCTCCCGGCCGAGCCCGAACTCTGCGCACGGCTCGGCGTGTCACGCGGATCGCTGCGCGAGGCGGTGCGCACGCTCGCCGCCCTCGGGATGCTGGAGTCCCGCCATGGCGCGGGCACCTTCGTCTCGGCGCTGCGCCCCGGGCAGATGCTGGCCGGGTTCGCCGCCACCGTGGACGTCCTGCCGCTGGACGGGCTGCTGGAGCTGTTCGACGTCCGCCGCCCGCTGGAGGCCCAGGCCGCCGCGCTGGCCGCGGCCCGCGCCGACGAGCAGGTCGTCGCCCGGCTCCGCGAGGTGCAGAAGCGGCTGGCCCGGTCCGAGGACGAGGCGGAACGGCATGCGCTGGACCGGGAGTTCCACGCCACCCTGTGCCGGGCGAGCGGCAATGAGGCGCTGGCCGCCCTCGCCGATGTGCTGCGTGCCCGGGGCAGCCACTACAGCATCTACGGCGCCCCCGAGGCCGACACCATCCGGCTGGTCAGCGACCTCGGCCACGAGGCGCTGATCAACGCACTCGCCGCACGCGATCCGGCGGCCGCCGCCGCGGCCGCCACCGCGCATCTGTCCCAGACCGAGGTCTGGCTGCGGCGGTACCACCCGCTGCCGGACGGCGGCCCGGCCGCGGACGGCGGGCCGGCCGCCGGATGA
- a CDS encoding aminotransferase class V-fold PLP-dependent enzyme, which produces MTALSHWTLDPSVVHLNHGSFGAVPRPVQEDQRTLREEMETNPDAWFRELPEWVGRARAAVARFLRVPADHTALVANASAGVSTVLGCLALPPGGEVLLTDHAYGAVAMGTARAAARAGARVRTLHIPLEATAEEIAAVFAGALSEATALVVVDQITSATARLFPVAEITRLAHAAGAKVLVDGAHAPGMLADPVGLAGAADFWVGNLHKWCCAPRGTAALVARGPEAQDLWPLTDSWGAPHPFPRRFDELGTTDLTAWLAAPRSLEFIEETYGWDTARAHMAKLAEVAQGLLADALGADLTAVGGSEAPAMRLVPLPAGLATDHAAAHVLQRRIAADTGCETAITSWDGRGFLRLSAHLYNTVTDYERLAERLPGCLEE; this is translated from the coding sequence ATGACCGCCCTGTCACACTGGACGCTCGACCCCTCGGTCGTCCACCTCAACCATGGCTCGTTCGGCGCCGTGCCACGCCCCGTCCAGGAGGACCAGCGGACGCTGCGCGAGGAGATGGAGACCAACCCGGACGCGTGGTTCCGGGAGCTGCCCGAGTGGGTGGGCCGGGCGCGGGCCGCCGTGGCGCGGTTCCTGCGGGTCCCGGCGGACCACACCGCCCTGGTGGCCAACGCCAGCGCCGGAGTGAGCACCGTGCTGGGCTGCCTGGCGCTGCCGCCCGGCGGCGAGGTGCTGCTGACCGACCACGCCTACGGCGCGGTGGCGATGGGCACGGCACGGGCCGCCGCGCGGGCCGGCGCCCGGGTGCGGACGCTGCACATCCCGCTGGAGGCGACCGCCGAGGAGATCGCGGCCGTCTTCGCGGGGGCGCTGAGCGAGGCCACCGCGCTGGTGGTGGTCGACCAGATCACCTCGGCCACCGCCCGGCTCTTCCCGGTCGCGGAGATCACCCGGCTCGCCCACGCCGCCGGGGCGAAGGTCCTGGTCGACGGCGCGCACGCGCCCGGCATGCTGGCCGATCCGGTCGGCCTGGCCGGGGCGGCGGACTTCTGGGTCGGCAATCTGCACAAGTGGTGCTGCGCGCCGCGCGGTACGGCGGCGCTGGTCGCACGCGGGCCCGAGGCCCAGGACCTGTGGCCGCTCACCGACTCCTGGGGCGCCCCGCACCCCTTCCCGCGCCGCTTCGACGAACTGGGCACGACGGACCTCACCGCCTGGCTCGCGGCGCCGCGCTCGCTGGAGTTCATCGAGGAGACGTACGGCTGGGACACCGCCCGCGCGCACATGGCCAAGCTGGCCGAGGTGGCCCAGGGGCTGCTGGCCGACGCCCTGGGCGCGGACCTGACCGCCGTCGGCGGCAGCGAGGCCCCGGCGATGCGGCTGGTCCCGCTGCCCGCCGGGCTCGCCACCGACCACGCCGCCGCCCATGTGCTCCAGCGCCGGATCGCGGCCGACACCGGCTGCGAGACCGCGATCACCTCCTGGGACGGGCGGGGCTTCCTGCGGCTCTCGGCCCATCTCTACAACACCGTCACCGACTACGAGCGACTGGCCGAGCGCCTTCCGGGCTGTCTCGAGGAGTAA
- a CDS encoding APC family permease — protein MRTKSIEATIEDAASPETRLSRALGPLQLTLMGIGVTIGAGIFVLTGTAAANYAGPSIAVSYAIGALASALVALCYMEFASTVPVAGSAYTFAYVSLGELVAWLIGWDLILDMTMGAGAVASGWSQYVTDFLATFGIHIPASVSGPDAAVNVPAVLVILVLTAVLASGVRTTSRINTAMTVVKLAAIVVFLAIGVTHVDTANWSPFIPASQPVGDDGDMWQQPLLGWAGLGADATFGMAGILTGGAIVFGAYSGFDIMASNAEEAKRPQRTLPIALLSTVAVCAVLYVAVALTVTGMQHYTKLDNAAPITGALKAAGADWAVRIVGIGAICGLTTVVMIMLLGQSRVFLAMSRDRLLPEWFSHVHPVTRSPRRITWTLGLLVAFMTAVLPIGDLAELGNIGMLTSFIVVCAGVVHLRRSRPDLRRGFRTPWVPVVPAVAVLLCLLLVGNLPLITWARFLVWMAAGLLIYLCWGRRHSKVATGELASGATPREAGERAKEEAGEREAGGRAPSSAS, from the coding sequence ATGCGCACCAAATCCATCGAAGCGACCATCGAGGACGCCGCGAGCCCCGAGACCCGGCTGTCCCGCGCCCTGGGCCCGCTCCAGCTGACCCTCATGGGCATCGGCGTCACCATCGGCGCGGGCATCTTCGTGCTGACCGGCACCGCCGCCGCGAACTACGCGGGGCCGAGCATCGCCGTCTCGTACGCCATCGGCGCGCTCGCCTCGGCCCTGGTGGCGCTGTGCTACATGGAGTTCGCCAGCACCGTCCCGGTGGCGGGCAGCGCCTACACGTTCGCCTACGTCTCGCTGGGGGAGCTGGTGGCCTGGCTCATCGGCTGGGACCTCATCCTGGACATGACGATGGGCGCGGGCGCGGTGGCCAGTGGCTGGTCGCAGTACGTCACCGACTTCCTGGCCACGTTCGGTATCCACATCCCGGCCTCCGTCTCCGGCCCGGACGCGGCCGTCAACGTCCCGGCCGTGCTCGTCATCCTGGTGCTCACCGCCGTCCTGGCCTCCGGGGTGCGCACCACCTCGCGGATCAACACGGCGATGACGGTGGTGAAGCTCGCGGCCATCGTCGTCTTCCTGGCGATCGGGGTGACGCATGTCGACACGGCCAACTGGTCGCCGTTCATCCCGGCGTCCCAGCCGGTGGGCGATGACGGCGACATGTGGCAGCAGCCGCTGCTGGGGTGGGCCGGGCTGGGCGCGGACGCGACGTTCGGCATGGCCGGGATATTGACCGGCGGCGCGATCGTCTTCGGCGCGTACTCCGGCTTCGACATCATGGCCAGCAACGCCGAGGAGGCCAAGCGGCCGCAGCGCACCCTGCCCATCGCGCTGCTGTCCACCGTCGCCGTCTGCGCCGTGCTGTACGTCGCCGTCGCCCTGACCGTGACCGGGATGCAGCACTACACCAAGCTGGACAACGCCGCCCCCATCACCGGTGCCCTCAAGGCGGCGGGCGCGGACTGGGCGGTGCGGATCGTGGGCATCGGCGCGATCTGCGGGCTGACCACGGTGGTGATGATCATGCTGCTGGGGCAGAGCCGGGTGTTCCTCGCGATGAGCCGTGACCGGCTGCTGCCCGAGTGGTTCTCCCATGTCCACCCGGTCACCCGCAGCCCGCGCCGAATCACCTGGACCCTCGGGCTGCTGGTCGCGTTCATGACGGCGGTGCTGCCCATCGGGGACCTCGCCGAACTGGGCAACATCGGCATGCTGACCTCCTTCATCGTCGTCTGCGCCGGCGTGGTCCACCTGCGCCGGTCCCGCCCCGATCTGCGGCGCGGCTTCCGCACCCCGTGGGTGCCGGTCGTCCCGGCCGTCGCGGTGCTGCTGTGTCTGCTGCTGGTGGGCAATCTGCCGCTGATCACCTGGGCCCGGTTCCTGGTCTGGATGGCCGCCGGACTGCTGATCTACCTGTGCTGGGGCCGTCGGCACAGCAAGGTGGCCACCGGCGAACTGGCCTCCGGCGCCACGCCCCGCGAGGCCGGGGAACGGGCAAAAGAGGAGGCCGGGGAGCGGGAAGCCGGGGGCCGGGCGCCCTCATCCGCGTCCTGA
- a CDS encoding ArsR/SmtB family transcription factor has translation MLRVHFSELDLARLRMAVRPDALWETALSFHRLRENRAESVYGKWRSEARNRLNGEARLLAPLIPSRGYFPDFLTPAEGIFGCDAAMSALRAVPGERLHAELAGLPGARALPGWIRDLAQGERQPLDRLIATLRAYYQAVVAPYWPHIQARIEADRAARGRALLDGGADGLLASLPPTMRWRAPVLEVDYPVDRDLWLNGRGLLLLPSFFCRGTPVTLRNPELTPVLVYPVEHTRRGPAPRPEQRPAVAPGSARTLGKLVGQTRSAVLLEVGGGCTTSELARRVGVSLASASQHASVLREAGLVHTLRQGGAVLHTLTPLGAALLRGGVPGERVFGAPAPLPAVATSGRGLSGRG, from the coding sequence GTGCTCCGTGTTCATTTCAGTGAACTCGATCTGGCCCGGCTGCGGATGGCGGTCCGCCCGGACGCGCTCTGGGAAACCGCTTTGAGTTTCCATCGGCTACGGGAGAACCGGGCCGAGAGCGTATACGGAAAATGGCGTTCGGAGGCGCGTAACCGACTGAACGGCGAAGCCCGGCTCCTCGCGCCGCTCATTCCCTCGCGCGGCTATTTCCCGGACTTCCTGACCCCCGCCGAAGGGATATTCGGCTGCGACGCCGCGATGTCCGCGCTGCGCGCCGTCCCGGGGGAGCGGCTGCACGCGGAACTCGCCGGACTCCCGGGCGCCCGTGCGCTCCCGGGGTGGATACGGGACCTGGCGCAGGGCGAGAGACAGCCGCTGGACCGGCTGATCGCCACGCTGCGCGCCTACTACCAGGCCGTCGTCGCCCCGTACTGGCCGCATATCCAGGCCCGGATCGAGGCCGACCGGGCGGCCCGGGGCCGCGCCCTGCTGGACGGTGGCGCCGACGGGCTGCTGGCCTCGCTGCCGCCGACGATGCGGTGGCGGGCGCCCGTTCTGGAGGTCGACTATCCGGTCGACCGCGATCTGTGGCTGAACGGGCGCGGGTTGCTGCTGCTGCCGTCGTTCTTCTGCCGGGGCACGCCGGTGACCTTGCGGAACCCGGAGCTGACGCCGGTACTGGTCTACCCCGTCGAACACACCCGGCGCGGCCCGGCGCCCCGCCCCGAGCAGCGGCCCGCCGTCGCGCCGGGCTCCGCGCGCACCCTCGGCAAGCTCGTCGGACAGACCCGCTCGGCGGTGCTGCTGGAGGTCGGCGGCGGCTGTACGACCAGTGAACTCGCCCGCAGAGTGGGCGTATCGCTGGCCTCGGCCAGTCAGCACGCGAGCGTGCTGCGCGAGGCGGGCCTGGTGCACACCCTGCGCCAGGGCGGCGCCGTCCTGCACACCCTGACCCCGCTGGGGGCGGCCCTGCTGCGCGGCGGGGTGCCGGGGGAGCGCGTCTTCGGCGCACCGGCCCCGCTCCCGGCGGTCGCCACGAGCGGGCGGGGGCTGTCAGGACGCGGATGA
- the ppdK gene encoding pyruvate, phosphate dikinase produces MPEKQDQQKFVYDFTEGNKDLKDLLGGKGANLAEMTNLGLPVPPGFTITTEACKVYLDSGAEPAALRDEVSAHLEALEAKMGKKLGQADDPLLVSVRSGAKFSMPGMMDTVLNIGLSDQSVAGLAAQAGDDRFAWDSYRRLIQMFGKTVLGVDGDLFEEAIDDAKRAKGVVVDVDLDAADLKKLVGEFKDIVAKETGRGFPQEPREQMDLAVRAVFDSWNGDRAKLYRRQERIPHDLGTAVNICSMVFGNLGPDSGTGVAFTRDPASGHQGVYGDYLQNAQGEDVVAGIRNTVPLADLEQIDQRSYDQLMQIMETLETHYKDLCDIEFTIERGKLWMLQTRVGKRTAGAAFRIATQLVDQGLIDEAEALRRVNGAQLAQLMFPRFDTEAAAGDDVRKIGRGIAASPGAAVGKAVFDSYTAVKWSRSGEKVILIRRETNPDDLDGMIAAEGILTSRGGKTSHAAVVARGMGKTCVCGAEELEVDTKRRRMTAPGRDGKDELVIEEGDVVSIDGSSGKVYLGEVPVVPSPVVEYFEGRMHAGADDADELVGAVHRIMAYADRVRRLRVRANADNAEDASRARRFGAQGIGLCRTEHMFLGERREMVEKLILAHTDEERETALGELLPLQKDDFVELFEAMDGLPVTVRLLDPPLHEFLPDITELSVRVALAESRKDHNENDLRLLQAVHRLHEQNPMLGLRGVRLGLVIPGLFAMQVRAIAEAAAERRGAKGDPRAEIMIPLVGTVQELEIVREEAERVIAEVEQAHGVDLKLTLGTMIELPRAALTAAQIAESADFFSFGTNDLTQTVWGFSRDDVEASFFTAYLEKGIFGVSPFETIDKDGVGSLVRDAAQAGRATRPDLKLGVCGEHGGDPESVHFFHEVGLDYVSCSPFRIPVARLEAGRAAVNSR; encoded by the coding sequence GTGCCGGAAAAACAAGATCAGCAGAAGTTCGTTTACGACTTCACCGAGGGCAACAAGGATCTCAAGGACCTGCTCGGCGGGAAGGGGGCCAATCTCGCCGAGATGACCAATCTCGGTCTCCCCGTGCCACCGGGCTTCACCATCACCACCGAGGCCTGCAAGGTCTACCTGGACAGCGGCGCGGAACCCGCGGCCCTGCGCGACGAGGTGAGTGCGCACCTCGAAGCCCTCGAAGCGAAGATGGGCAAGAAGCTCGGCCAGGCGGACGATCCCCTCCTCGTCTCCGTACGTTCCGGCGCCAAGTTCTCCATGCCCGGGATGATGGACACCGTCCTCAACATCGGCCTCTCGGACCAGTCCGTGGCGGGGCTCGCCGCGCAGGCGGGCGACGACCGGTTCGCCTGGGACTCCTACCGGCGCCTCATCCAGATGTTCGGCAAGACCGTGCTCGGCGTGGACGGCGACCTCTTCGAGGAGGCCATCGACGACGCCAAGCGCGCCAAGGGCGTCGTCGTCGACGTGGACCTCGACGCCGCCGACCTCAAGAAGCTGGTCGGCGAGTTCAAGGACATCGTCGCCAAGGAGACCGGCCGGGGCTTCCCGCAGGAGCCGCGGGAGCAGATGGACCTCGCCGTACGGGCCGTCTTCGACTCCTGGAACGGCGACCGCGCCAAGCTCTACCGCCGCCAGGAGCGCATCCCGCACGACCTCGGCACCGCGGTCAACATCTGCTCCATGGTCTTCGGCAACCTCGGCCCCGACTCCGGCACCGGCGTCGCCTTCACCCGCGACCCGGCCAGCGGCCACCAGGGCGTCTACGGCGACTACCTCCAGAACGCCCAGGGCGAGGACGTGGTCGCGGGCATCCGCAACACGGTGCCGCTGGCCGACCTCGAGCAGATCGACCAGCGCTCGTACGACCAGCTGATGCAGATCATGGAAACCCTCGAGACGCACTACAAGGACCTGTGCGACATCGAGTTCACCATCGAGCGCGGCAAGCTGTGGATGCTCCAGACCCGGGTCGGCAAGCGCACCGCCGGGGCCGCCTTCCGGATCGCCACCCAGCTGGTCGACCAGGGGCTGATCGACGAGGCCGAGGCGCTGCGCCGGGTCAACGGGGCGCAGCTGGCGCAGCTGATGTTCCCGCGCTTCGACACGGAGGCGGCGGCGGGCGACGACGTACGGAAGATCGGCCGGGGCATCGCCGCGTCCCCGGGCGCGGCCGTCGGCAAGGCCGTCTTCGACTCGTACACCGCCGTCAAGTGGTCGCGCTCGGGTGAGAAGGTCATCCTCATCCGCCGGGAGACCAACCCCGACGACCTCGACGGCATGATCGCCGCGGAGGGCATCCTGACCTCGCGCGGCGGCAAGACCTCACACGCCGCCGTCGTCGCCCGCGGCATGGGCAAGACCTGTGTGTGCGGCGCCGAGGAGCTCGAAGTCGACACCAAGCGGCGCCGGATGACGGCGCCCGGCCGGGACGGCAAGGACGAGCTGGTGATCGAGGAGGGCGACGTCGTCTCGATCGACGGCTCCTCCGGCAAGGTCTACCTCGGCGAGGTCCCGGTGGTGCCCTCGCCGGTCGTGGAGTACTTCGAGGGCCGGATGCACGCGGGCGCCGACGACGCCGACGAGCTGGTGGGCGCGGTGCACCGGATCATGGCGTACGCGGACCGGGTGCGCCGGCTGCGGGTGCGGGCCAACGCGGACAACGCCGAGGACGCCTCCCGCGCCCGGCGGTTCGGTGCCCAGGGCATCGGGCTGTGCCGCACCGAGCACATGTTCCTCGGCGAGCGCCGGGAGATGGTCGAGAAGCTGATCCTCGCCCACACCGACGAGGAGCGGGAGACGGCGCTGGGCGAGCTGCTGCCGCTCCAGAAGGACGACTTCGTCGAGCTCTTCGAGGCGATGGACGGACTGCCGGTCACCGTCCGGCTGCTGGACCCGCCGCTGCACGAGTTCCTGCCCGACATCACCGAACTGTCGGTGCGCGTCGCGCTCGCCGAGTCCCGCAAGGACCACAACGAGAACGATCTGCGGCTGCTCCAGGCCGTGCACCGGCTCCATGAGCAGAACCCGATGCTGGGCCTGCGCGGGGTGCGCCTGGGTCTGGTCATCCCCGGGCTGTTCGCCATGCAGGTACGGGCGATCGCCGAGGCCGCGGCCGAGCGCCGGGGCGCCAAGGGCGACCCACGGGCCGAGATCATGATTCCGCTGGTCGGCACGGTCCAGGAGCTGGAGATCGTCCGCGAGGAGGCCGAGCGGGTCATCGCGGAGGTCGAGCAGGCCCACGGGGTGGACCTCAAGCTCACCCTCGGCACCATGATCGAGCTGCCGCGCGCCGCGCTGACCGCCGCCCAGATCGCCGAGTCCGCCGACTTCTTCTCCTTCGGCACCAACGACCTCACCCAGACCGTCTGGGGCTTCTCCCGCGACGACGTCGAGGCCAGCTTCTTCACCGCCTACCTGGAGAAGGGCATCTTCGGCGTCAGCCCGTTCGAGACCATCGACAAGGACGGCGTCGGCTCCCTGGTCCGCGACGCCGCCCAGGCCGGCCGCGCCACCCGCCCCGACCTCAAGCTCGGCGTCTGCGGTGAGCACGGCGGCGACCCGGAGTCCGTCCACTTCTTCCACGAGGTGGGCCTGGACTACGTCTCCTGCTCCCCGTTCCGCATCCCCGTCGCCCGCCTGGAGGCCGGCCGGGCGGCGGTGAACAGCCGGTAG
- a CDS encoding MGH1-like glycoside hydrolase domain-containing protein, with protein sequence MTSARPAPPGLADGARRVLLANWTGSSTVPSPGLYPHQWSWDSAFIAIGSRHISPRRAQRELETLLAAQWSDGRIPHIVFNPAVPPTAYFPGPGFWRSTTAGAAAGAPRHVETSGIVQPPVHALACLLVHRADPRSSARHGFLARVHPRLAAWHRYLGRARDLGGGGLVSVVHPWEPGMDNSPCWDAPLARVEPVPPGTFHRADLDHGAASDRPTDLDYGRYVRLAADYRDGGYADYRDGGAGSAFLVEDPGVNALLIASEHALAEIAALVGADASVHRRRAAYLTAALVDRLWDPAAGLFRCRDLRGGGLIPELSAAGLLPLLVPGLPREIAAALVRTACGPHFGLGHTVRLVPSYDLRGRAFDPARYWRGPTWFNVNWLLERGLRLHGEPERADALRAAALETAVASGFAEYVDPYTGEARGTRDFGWTAALALDLAVAADQTP encoded by the coding sequence GTGACCAGTGCACGGCCCGCGCCGCCCGGACTGGCCGACGGTGCGCGGCGGGTGCTCCTGGCGAACTGGACCGGCTCCTCCACGGTCCCCTCGCCCGGCCTCTATCCGCACCAGTGGAGCTGGGACTCGGCGTTCATCGCGATCGGATCGCGCCATATTTCGCCCCGGCGCGCCCAGCGGGAACTGGAAACCCTGCTCGCCGCCCAATGGAGTGACGGCCGTATCCCGCACATCGTCTTCAACCCGGCGGTGCCGCCCACCGCGTACTTCCCCGGCCCCGGCTTCTGGCGCTCCACCACCGCCGGCGCGGCCGCCGGCGCCCCGCGCCACGTCGAGACCTCCGGCATCGTCCAGCCCCCGGTGCACGCGCTCGCCTGTCTGCTGGTGCACCGGGCCGACCCGCGCTCATCGGCGCGCCATGGCTTCCTCGCCCGCGTCCACCCCCGGCTCGCCGCCTGGCACCGCTATCTGGGCCGGGCCCGCGACCTGGGCGGCGGCGGGCTGGTGTCCGTGGTCCACCCCTGGGAGCCCGGGATGGACAACAGCCCCTGCTGGGACGCCCCGCTGGCCCGCGTCGAACCGGTGCCCCCGGGCACGTTCCACCGCGCCGACCTCGACCACGGCGCGGCCTCCGACCGGCCGACCGACCTGGACTACGGGCGCTACGTACGGCTCGCGGCGGACTACCGGGACGGCGGCTACGCGGACTACCGGGACGGCGGCGCCGGTTCGGCGTTCCTGGTCGAGGACCCCGGCGTCAACGCGCTGCTGATCGCCTCCGAACACGCCCTGGCCGAGATCGCCGCCCTGGTGGGCGCCGACGCCTCGGTCCATCGGAGGCGGGCCGCATATCTGACGGCCGCCCTGGTGGACCGGCTGTGGGACCCGGCCGCGGGGCTGTTCCGCTGCCGCGATCTGCGCGGCGGTGGCCTGATCCCCGAACTCAGCGCGGCGGGCCTGCTGCCGCTGCTGGTCCCCGGCCTGCCCCGCGAGATCGCGGCCGCGCTGGTCCGCACGGCCTGCGGCCCGCACTTCGGGCTGGGCCATACGGTGCGCCTGGTGCCCAGCTACGACCTGCGGGGCCGCGCCTTCGACCCCGCCCGCTACTGGCGCGGCCCCACCTGGTTCAACGTCAACTGGCTGCTGGAGCGGGGCCTGCGGCTGCACGGCGAGCCGGAGCGCGCCGACGCGCTGCGGGCCGCCGCCCTGGAGACGGCGGTCGCGTCCGGCTTCGCCGAGTACGTCGACCCGTACACGGGCGAGGCACGCGGTACGCGCGACTTCGGCTGGACGGCCGCGCTGGCACTGGACCTGGCGGTGGCGGCGGATCAGACGCCCTGA